GATGATTTGTTTGCCCTGGAGCGCGCCGGCAAGCTCGACGCCATGCTCAAGGCCTGACTGCCTTACTTGAAATAGCCAACCCTACAAGACCCGAGATCAGAAAGGATCTGAGATGACTGACCAACAGAACACTGCAGCTAGCGAAGAAGAAACCGCACCGCAATTTTCCTTGCAGCGCATCTACGTACGTGACTTGTCCTTCGAAGCCCCGAAAAGCCCGGCGATCTTTCGCCAGCAGTGGGAGCCAAGCGTTGGTCTGGATCTGAACACGCGTCAGAAGGCTCTGGAAGGCGACTTCCATGAGGTCGTACTGACCCTGTCGGTCACCGTGAAAAACGGTGAAGAAGTGGCGTTCATTGCTGAAGT
The Pseudomonas lini DNA segment above includes these coding regions:
- the secB gene encoding protein-export chaperone SecB, with protein sequence MTDQQNTAASEEETAPQFSLQRIYVRDLSFEAPKSPAIFRQQWEPSVGLDLNTRQKALEGDFHEVVLTLSVTVKNGEEVAFIAEVQQAGIFLIKNLDDASMSHTLGAFCPNILFPYARETLDSLVTRGSFPALMLAPVNFDALYAQELQRMQAAGETPTVQ